The genomic DNA AATTTCTAGGCCAGGTTCGCGCTGTTCCACTACCAGCGGGGCAACTGGGAGCCGACAGTCTTTTCCATGGCCACGCAGGACTTTTGCAGCATTATGTACGACAAGGATCAGTATTGGTACAAGTACTGGACGGTGCACATCACAAATCGCAATGAGGTAGAGCAGAATTGCATCAAAAACGCAGGTGTAAGTTTTGTCAGCCCCAGCAATTGGAATTTCCTTGCACTCGTCTCACGATTGTGCGCATTATTTCAGACCACGCTCATCCATGAGCCATTTGATCTGCGACTGATGCTGACGAACATACGGGGCGCCACCCTGCACGGACGCTATAAAACGGTCATCAGCTTTGAGGCATTCGATGAGAAAAATGCACCGCGCGGCCCGGGTGTTTGCTTCGAAATCAGAGGCGAGGCTGAAAAGTTGAAAAAGTGAAGAGGAAAAGCTGTAGGAATGGATGGAAATAAGAGCGGCTGTCGTGGGTTTATATTTTAAAGGGTTTCTTCCCTTAGTAAATGCAACTTTTAGCAACATTCTTCTATGCTATAAAGAACCAATTGCCAGGCATAAAACTtgagtattatttattttgcagcagcaaGTCTGAGGGTTTACCTTTCGTGGCAGGCTCTTGGCAATTTCTATTGTGATTTCTTgttccgttttgttttgctgcggTTTGTGGCACGCGTTGGCTGTTACTTGCGTTCAAGTTGCGGTTGCCATATCGCTTG from Drosophila subobscura isolate 14011-0131.10 chromosome E, UCBerk_Dsub_1.0, whole genome shotgun sequence includes the following:
- the LOC117891426 gene encoding uncharacterized protein LOC117891426; translated protein: MWKILFLIHAGLAGVWATDYELLLEDPDIFAKCTEAPPGTIFLRDAINFDKLSVEQEPDTLHISGNATTTWDLQPNDRIAARFALFHYQRGNWEPTVFSMATQDFCSIMYDKDQYWYKYWTVHITNRNEVEQNCIKNAGTTLIHEPFDLRLMLTNIRGATLHGRYKTVISFEAFDEKNAPRGPGVCFEIRGEAEKLKK